One window of the Micromonas commoda chromosome 11, complete sequence genome contains the following:
- a CDS encoding predicted protein — MGAAVGYGTMLGTVPRECPHCAGEGGTRAVSKASFSSGGRTVGSTAVEEALRRKAYDDLAPTFDEELEWHEFFTGIKLMRWWMMRQARGNVLEVAAGTGRNFGYYPEGTKLTATDCSPAMVEVCRAKATGSSSAIDVRVEDVQAKKGMGFESGSFDTVVDTFGLCSYEDPVAALREMARVCRRGDGRGEGCGRLLLIEHGRSRSHAWLTNILDKHAAPHATKWGCYWNRDIVGIVREAGLEIVQQHEFHFGTTHLIVAKPPEL; from the exons atgggTGCGGCCGTCGGGTACGGAACCATGCTCGGGACCGTGCCCCGCGAGTGCCCGCACTGCGCGGGCGAGGGTGGAACTCGCGCGGTTTCGAAGGCTTCGTtctcgagcggcggcaggACAGTGGGTtcgacggcggtggaggaggcgctgcgaCGAAAAGCGTACGACGATCTTGCGCCGAcgttcgacgaggagctcgagtgGCACGAGTTTTTCACGGGGATCAAGCTCATGCGGTGGTGGATGATGCGCCAGGCGCGCGGGAACGTCCTCGAAGTCGCGGCAGG GACTGGACGAAATTTCGGGTACTACCCCGAAGGAACGAAGctcacggcgacggactgctcgccggcgatggTGGAGGTGTGCAGGGCCAAGGCGACcggttcgtcgtcggcgattgACGTGAGGGTGGAGGACGTGcaggcgaagaagggcaTGGGTTTCGAGTCCGGGAGCTTCGACACCGTGGTGGACACGTTTGGGCTGTGCAGCTACGAGGacccggtcgcggcgctgcgagAGATGGCGAGGGTGTGCAGGCGGGGAGACGGGCGGGGAGAAGGATGCGGGAGGCTGCTGCTGATTGAGCACGGCCGGTCGCGCTCGCACGCGTGGCTGACCAACATACTCGACAagcacgccgcgccgcacgccACCAAGTGGGGGTGCTACTGGAACAGGGATATCGTGGGGATCGTGCGGGAGGCTGGGCTGGAGATCGTGCAGCAGCACGAGTTTCACTTCGGCACGACGCACCTTATAGTCGCTAAACCGCCAGAGCTCTAA
- a CDS encoding hypothetical protein (Has a reverse transcriptase catalytic domain), whose translation MAHPRDPIARRRGKAKGNNDASKRANARKVPGVLRCAYADISSLEKMVTRVCADAGILPPTLRREGDDRTYSDSLLRGTLCAIHARAPRLPSHAASFEHASSLEEVHARALAAHFKTHSAPNNVLCYGVRRKRAPSRRDPPAPDRGTPGGANIASRADLEVVTASAATKSLLGARAWRTFHERVGDALMTHLLVHGSVFVPSGALTRHSLAAAKHGSHLQLCGAPVSAVGASRAAAMARSKRAAAEAARVDRSTPEARKRKREKRRRIEDGRREEEKEEATTGSKRRRGKKTFERPGSADSGRGWDVLGTQSQESQPEPDDSQCEPETHSQESPAVVMLRRVGGFVANVIRNGSNVANVIRTANPFMSPSSKTAPTDAADDPPGEPRGGTRTGTRRRRRKRRRRRRKTKEKERGGDGEMMKENETDVVAESEPDQSGGSGEPKPQDATIGDARVKPSRLSSWRRKKLARERAAAAMTDADPTPKPPSQATTVGEEEEEEEEEEEEEEEDSFVPETPDVDVVASSPGDAANDVAWARLGAAAAAAGASSSDSVAMAWDRLGAMAASGDDDDDAATPAKGSKEQRLKRGRVKVKSPGGAKSRAKRKPRRMKADPVRATVERPSEVVFDTSGFMHKSSYSRTPGLPRGHALNVVGRGTAGARRLYSIVFGKKPAAGGLKTKSGDRRTSASPLKQVKDQTTDGGRGRDKQTSRVPKWHRAALLPLLQTMIRKAARCPYASILERHCPMPERVRGGEPAAEAKSLLASFTPPAAVASFLWSVVRNVAPREMLGGVKSRIALRRFLLRLVVLRRFEMCTLHEAMTGLKVSEFPWLFGRAGVADEKRTRRATRAGPASAALARRRDLQRWVRWLVADLVVPLLRSHFYCTETESHRLRVFYFRKGVWARLTAAHLAAMTEDPAGESRRPTSLGGTELPVTLDPTRPTPGPADETDEMDEDGWDSTDDADDPAAAAPRAAYRRLPKRRARLMLQRHLLGFSKLRLLPKSAGLRPVAMLGRPAVASFRSLRPSGGGKRGVAGAAAGGTKNGAAAARDVLAFRPVNTSLQGVFDVLRHEAGARPGVMGANVSDYRDVHRRLGPFIRRWRATQRQLAGRKRKKTRGEVGNRVKRTEDDVPIAGPEPVTRPPYIVAADVKGAFDSIPLAALERVACELVGSGEYSVCRLARVVGGAAVGVRTKTQRIATPVAKPGAPTLDEPGNERSKPRKGSRRERKVGGVVIDLANPIAVHKNQVLELLREHLRRNVVRSGGVYLLQTTGIPQGSVLSTLLCAVFYAHLEQTHGLRGKSPSDNTSQKVLCRWTDDLLHVSFDRDPADSFLSAALEGFAEYGCEVNTGKTSLNFDYSPGGAEPTRIATRSAAANNAEPKPPMIPRRETVIGHGPNARRCIAWCGLLIDSNNLEVLVDYTRYAGDWAREAVTVPGRVGSGLKTPSPFSRLDRRVVAYLRPKCTALLYDHSVNSPLTARLNVYQSFLLAAIKTHCFVAAASEHPSARNSNGDGKGKVKTRGPSPAAVHAAITAGIRYMEGAVRHHMAVARATLGATGRIQRTHVRYLGLHAFAKIFSRKQSRHAGTLALLQRDIGAATMRVAARRLATVVDDELSTTFDQIRF comes from the coding sequence ATGGCACATCCGCGCGACCCaatcgcgcggcgacgcgggaaaGCAAAAGGCAACAACGACGCCTCGAAGCGGGCCAACGCGCGCAAGGTCCCCGGGGTGTTGCGATGCGCGTACGCGGACATATCCAGCCTCGAGAAGATGGTGACGCGCGtgtgcgccgacgccgggatTCTACCGCCGACCttgcgccgcgagggcgacgaccgaACCTACTCCGACTCCCTGCTTCGCGGGACCCTGTGCGCGATCCACGCCAGAGCGCCGAGGTTGCCatcgcacgcggcgtcgttcgaacacgcctcgtcgctcgaggaggtccacgcgcgcgcgctcgcggcgcacttTAAGACCCATAGCGCCCCCAACAACGTCCTCTGCTACGGCGTCCGGCGCAAAcgcgccccgtcccgccgcgatcCCCCGGCGCCCGATCGAGGCACCCCGGGGGGTGCCAACatcgcgagccgcgccgacctcgaggtcgtcaccgcgtccgccgccacgaAATcgctgctcggcgcgcgcgcgtggagaaCGTtccacgaacgcgtcggtgaTGCGCTCATGACGCATCTCCTGGTCCACGGCAGCGTGTTCGTgccgagcggcgcgctcacGCGACACTCCCTCGCAGCCGCGAAGCACGGCTCGCACCTGCAGCTGTGCGGGGCGCCGGtgtccgcggtgggcgcgtcgcgcgcggcggcgatggcgaggagcaaacgggccgccgccgaggccgcacGCGTGGACCGGAGCACCCCGGAGGCGAGGAAGAGAAAGAGGGAGAAGAGGAGGCGCATCGAGGACGGGagacgcgaggaggagaaggaggaggcgacgacggggagcaagcggcggcgcgggaaaAAAACCTTCGAGCGGCCCGGGTCCGCGGACTCCGGGCGCGGCTGGGACGTGCTCGGCACGCAGTCGCAGGAGAGCCAGCCGGAGCCGGACGACTCCCAGTGCGAGCCGGAGACGCACTCGCAGGAGTCCCCGGCGGTGGTGATGCTGCGTCGAGTGGGCGGCTTCGTCGCAAACGTGATACGCAACGGCTCTAACGTCGCTAACGTGATACGCACGGCTAACCCGTTCatgtcgccgtcgtcgaagacggcacccaccgacgccgccgacgatccCCCGGGCGAGCCGAGAggggggacgaggacggggacgaggaggaggaggaggaagaggcggaggcggaggcggaagACGAAGGAGAAAGAGcgggggggcgacggggagatGATGAAGGAAAATGAgacggacgtcgtcgcggagtcCGAACCGGACCAAagcggcgggtccggcgaGCCGAAGCCCCAGGACGCGaccatcggcgacgcgagggtgaaACCGTCCAGGCTCAGCAGCTGGCGACGCAAGAAGCTGGCCagggaacgcgccgcggcggcgatgacggacGCGGATCCCACTCCGAAGCCCCCGAGCCAGGCCACCAcggtcggcgaggaggaggaggaggaggaggaggaggaggaggaggaggaggaggacagTTTCGTGCCGGAAACCccggacgtcgacgtcgtcgcgtcgtcgcctggcgacgccgcgaacgacgtaGCGTGGGCGCGGCTCGGGGCGGCAGCCGCTGCGGCCGGCGCGTCATCGAGCGACTCTGTCGCGATGGCGTGGGAccggctcggcgcgatggccgcgtcgggcgacgacgacgacgacgcggccacGCCCGCCAAGGGCTCCAAGGAGCAGAGGCTGAAGAGAGGGCGGGTTAAGGTCAAGTCCCCCGGGGGAGCCAAGTCCCGCGCGAAGCGAAAGCCGAGACGGATGAAGGCGGATCCCGTTCGGGCGACGGTTGAGCGTCCCAGCGAGGTTGTCTTCGATACCTCCGGGTTCATGCACAAGTCGAGCtactcgcggacgccgggttTGCCTCGGGGTCACGCGCTCAACGTCGTGGGTCGgggcaccgccggcgcgcgacgactgTACTCGATCGTGTTCGGGAAGaaacccgccgcgggtggtcTCAAGACAAAATCGGGCGACAGGAGAACGTCCGCGTCTCCGCTTAAACAAGTGAAGGATCAAACAACGGACGGAGGGAGGGGGAGGGACAAACAGACGAGCCGCGTGCCCAAAtggcaccgcgccgcgctcctgccGTTGCTCCAGACGATGATCCGCAAGGCTGCGAGGTGCCCTTACGCGTCCATACTGGAGAGGCACTGCCCGATGCcggaacgcgtccgcggcggggagccGGCGGCTGAGGCCAAATCtctcctcgcgtcgttcacgccccccgcggctgTCGCTTCGTTTCTGTGGTCCGTCGTGCGtaacgtcgcgccgcgcgagatgCTCGGCGGGGTCAAGAGCCGAATCGCGCTGCGACGGTTCCTGCTCAGGCTGGTGGTCCTCCGCAGGTTCGAGATGTGCACGCTGCACGAGGCGATGACCGGCTTGAAGGTTTCGGAGTTCCCTTGGCTCTTCGGCcgagccggcgtcgccgacgagaaacggacgcgacgcgccacgcgcgcggggcccgcgagcgcggctctcgcgcgccgccgcgacctccAGCGATGGGTCCGATGGCTCGTCGCGGATCTCGTCGTCCCGCTGCTCCGATCTCACTTTTACTGCACGGAGACCGAGTCGCACCGGCTGCGAGTGTTTTACTTCCGGAAAGGGGTGTGGGCGaggctcaccgcggcgcacctcgcggcgatgaccgagGACCCGGCGGGGGAGTCGAGGCGTCCCACGTCGCTGGGAGGGACCGAGCTGCCCGTCACCTTGGATCCAACGCGTCCGACGCCTGgccccgcggacgagacAGACGAGATGGACGAAGACGGATGGGActcgacggacgacgccgacgaccccgccgccgccgctcccagAGCCGCGTACAGACGCCTGCCGaagcgtcgcgcgaggctcATGCTCCAGCGCCACCTCCTTGGCTTCTCCAAGCTCCGTTTGCTCCCGAAGAGCGCGGGGTTGAGGCCGGTGGCGATGCTGGGGcggcccgcggtggcgtcgttcCGAAGTTTGCggccgagcggcgggggtaagcgcggcgtcgccggcgccgcggcggggggaactaaaaacggcgccgccgccgcccgggacgTCCTCGCGTTTCGTCCCGTCAACACCAGCCTGCAGGGCGTGTTTGACGTGCTGAGGCACGAGGCTGGTGCGAGACCGGGGGTGATGGGCGCGAACGTCAGCGATTACAgggacgtccaccgccgatTGGGTCCGTTCATcaggcgatggcgcgcgacCCAGCGCCAGCTGGCGGGTAGGAAGCGTAAGAAGACCCGCGGGGAGGTTGGGAACCGAGTTAAACGCACGGAAGACGACGTACCGATCGCCGGCCCGgagccggtgacgcgtcccccgtacatcgtcgccgcggacgtcaagGGCGCGTTCGACAGCAttccgctcgccgcgctcgagcgcgtggcgTGCGAGCTGGTGGGCAGCGGGGAGTACTCGGTGTGCAGGCTGGCCAGggtcgtgggcggcgcggccgtcggcgtgcgAACCAAGACGCAGAGGATCGCCACGCCCGTCGCGAAACCCGGCGCCCCGACGTTGGACGAGCCGGGGAACGAGAGGTCAAAGCCGAGGAAGGGTTCGAGGCGGGAGCGTAAGGTTGGCGGCGTGGTCATCGACCTCGCGAACCCAATCGCCGTGCACAAAAATCAGGTGCTCGAACTCTTGCGCGAGCACCTGCGCCGCAACGTCGTTCGAAGCGGGGGGGTGTACTTACTCCAGACCACGGGGATACCCCAGGGAAGCGTGCTGTCCACGCTGCTGTGCGCGGTGTTTTACGCGCACCTGGAACAGACCCACGGCTTGAGGGGTAAGTCACCCAGCGACAATACCTCCCAGAAGGTTCTGTGCCGGTGGACGGATGACCTGCTTCACGTGTCGTTCGACAGGGACCCCGCGGATAGCTTCCTGTCAGCCGCACTGGAGGGGTTCGCGGAGTACGGGTGCGAGGTTAACACCGGTAAGACCAGCCTCAACTTTGACTATTCCCCCGGCGGAGCCGAGCCGACCCGAATCGCCACccggtccgcggcggccaacaACGCCGAGCCAAAGCCGCCGATGATCCCGCGCCGGGAGACCGTGATTGGCCACGGACCGAACGCCAGGCGGTGCATCGCGTGGTGCGGGTTGCTCATCGACAGTAACAACCTGGAGGTGCTGGTGGATTACACGAGGTACGCGGGGGATtgggcgagggaggcggtgACCGTGCCGGGCCGAGTCGGGTCGGGGCTCAAGACGCCTTCCCCGTTTTCCAGGCTGGATCGAAGGGTAGTGGCGTACCTGCGGCCCAAGTGCACCGCGCTGCTGTACGATCACAGCGTCAACTCCCCCTTGACCGCCCGGCTGAACGTGTATCAGTCGTTCCTGTTGGCCGCGATCAAGACGCACTgtttcgtcgccgccgcctccgagcaCCCCAGCGCCAGAAACtccaacggcgacggcaaggGGAAGGTCAAGACACGCggcccgtcccccgcggctgTTCACGCGGCCATCACGGCGGGTATACGGTACATGGAGGGCGCGGTGCGTCACCACATGGCGGTGGCCCGCGCGACGTTGGGCGCCACGGGACGCATCCAGCGAACGCACGTGCGATACCTCGGGCTGCACGCGTTTGCGAAGATTTTCAGCCGGAAGCAGTCGAGGCACGCGgggacgctcgcgctgctgcagcgggacatcggcgcggcgacgatgcgggtcgcggcgaggaggctggcgacggtggtggacgacgagctgtCGACGACGTTCGATCAGATCCGATTTTAG
- a CDS encoding predicted protein, with translation SLLVRQLPPDARAEELEEAFSKYGKVIDVYIPRDYYTKRPKGIAFVQFPNPEEAADAERALDGTTLCGVENISVQVALQKRKDPS, from the coding sequence tccCTGCTCGTCCGCCAGCtcccgccggacgcgcgagccgaggagctcgaggaggcgttcTCCAAGTACGGCAAGGTCATAGACGTCTACATACCCAGGGACTACTACACCAAGCGTCCCAAGGGCATCGCGTTCGTGCAGTTCCCCAACCCCGAAGaggcggccgacgccgagagggCGCTCGACGGCACCACGCTCTGCGGCGTGGAGAACATCTCCGTGCAGGTGGCGCTGCAGAAGCGCAAGGACCCTTCC
- a CDS encoding predicted protein: protein MPKSAAVDSPRIIVEGDKESKMAGLTQLRKEVIMDMEDFAENELMGLLKDPNKNWQPQDFLPNPESPDFLDEVAAVQKRGADLPDDHLVVLVGDMITEEALPTYMNMLNTLEGTKDKTGADGTAWARWTRKWTAEENRHGDLMNKYMWMTGKVSMKPIETTIQNLIGSGMNPKTENNPYLGFVYTSFQERATKISHGNTARFAIEHGDEVLGKICGTIAADEGRHEIAYQRIIEEVMKRDKDGAVLAFADMMKKQIVMPAHLMDDGEHKARTGRDLFADFASVADRTGTYTAYDYASIMDHLIKRWKIADLDGLSGEAAEAQEYLMKQPARIRRLADFAAAKAKKKEAQEEAFSWIFGRKVSI, encoded by the exons ATGCCCAAGTCCGCAGCCGTCGACTCCCCTCGGAtcatcgtcgagggcgacaaGGAGTCCAAGATGGCGGGACTCACCCAACTCCGCAAGGAGGTCATCATGGACATGGAGGACTTCGCCGAGAacgag CTCATGGGCCTGCTGAAGGATCCCAACAAGAACTGGCAGCCCCAGGACTTCCTCCCCAACCCGGAGTCCCCCGATTTCCTCGACGAGGTGGCCGCGGTCCagaagcgcggcgcggatctCCCCGACGatcacctcgtcgtcctcgtcggcgacatGATCACCGAGGAGGCTCTCCCCACGTACATGAACATGCTCAACACCCTCGAGGGCACCAAGGACAagaccggcgcggacggtACCGCGTGGGCGCGCTGGACCCGCAAGTggaccgccgaggagaaccGCCACGGCGACCTCATGAACAAGTACATGTGGATGACGGGCAAGGTGTCCATGAAGCCCATCGAGACCACCATCCAGAACCTCATCGGCTCCGGCATGAACCCCAAGACCGAGAACAACCCCTACCTCGGCTTCGTGTACACCTCCTTCCAGGAGCGCGCCACCAAGATCTCCCACGGTAAcaccgcgcgcttcgccatcgagcacggcgacgaggtcctcgGCAAGATCTGCGgcaccatcgccgccgacgagggccGCCACGAGATCGCGTACCAGCGCATCATCGAGGAGGTGATGAAGCGCGAcaaggacggcgccgtcctcgccttcgccgacATGATGAAGAAGCAGATCGTCATGCCCGCTCACCTcatggacgacggcgagcacaAGGCGAGGACCGGACGCGACCTCTTTGCCGAtttcgcctccgtcgcggaccgCACCGGCACCTACACCGCGTACGACTACGCCTCCATCATGGATCACCTCATCAAACGGTGGAAGatcgccgacctcgacggcCTGTCCGGtgaggctgcggaggctcAGGAGTACCTCATGAAGCAgcccgcgcgcatccgcAGGCTGGCGGatttcgcggcggccaaggcgaagaagaaggaggcgcaGGAGGAAGCGTTCTCCTGGATCTTCGGTCGCAAGGTCTCCATCTAA
- a CDS encoding predicted protein — MLHAATAGVVVPAASRSRGVARRTSVSRGVPDANVKCHGARLGHGRTGLGPRHVCGGARGRVGFGVRGGDRVAAVNGAGGALEARRSREPKRTRRVRADAAAADAGSSDSGIVKPKVSMGKLQLRIASGVTLAMAGLGAIIFGGWIWAIVMSLTATLSAREYFQMIETMPSELPHPPPKWALDMSIVMCALFIPVVYLAGAKQGHITMAVLGAFAAVGLRLIQVESEPHFSKFTSTLFGIIYCGALPAFWVKLRMLNFSAASTAIYQSLQSSRSAFVNSWPSALGGPEAWTTGLIVTVICVACIIASDVGAYAFGKTFGKHRLIAVSPNKTVEGALGGLTCTMATAYGLRWLLGWHAGPVQTLVLGAVIFVAAVAGDLMESVMKRNAGMKDSGDIIPGHGGFLDRFDSYMFTGIAAYFYVVTVMPHWFLGMTL, encoded by the exons ATGCtgcacgcggcgaccgcgggcgtcgtcgttcccgcggcgtcgcggtcgcgcggcgtcgcgaggcggACGTCCGTCTCTCGTGGTGTGCCCGATGCGAACGTGAAATGCCATGGCGCGAGGCTGGGGCACGGCCGGACCGGGCTCGGACCCCGACACGTTTGCGGCGGTGCGAGGGGTAGGGTTGGTttcggcgtgcgcggcggtgaccgggtcgccgccgtgaacggcgcgggcggcgcgctcgaggcgaggcgctcgcgcgaaccGAAGCGAACccgccgggttcgcgcggacgccgccgcggccgacgccggctcATCGGACTCG GGCATCGTCAAGCCCAAGGTGTCCATGGGTAAGCTCCAGCTCCGAATCGCCTCCGGGGTCACGCTCGCGATGGCTGGCCTCGGCGCCATCATCTTCGGCGGTTGGATATGGGCCATCGTCATgtcgctcaccgcgacgcTGTCCGCCAGGGAGTACTTTCAGATGATCGAGACCATGCCGTCCGAGCtcccgcacccgccgcccaaGTGGGCTCTGGACATGTCCATCGTCATGTGCGCGCTGTTCATCCCCGTCGTGTACCTGGCGGGCGCCAAGCAGGGGCACATCACCATGGCGGTGCTGGGCGCGTTTGCCGCCGTCGGCCTTCGACTGATCCAGGTGGAGTCCGAGCCGCACTTCTCCAAGTTCACGAGCACCCTCTTCGGTATCATCTACTGCGGCGCTCTTCCCGCGTTCTGGGTCAAGCTCCGCATGCTCaacttctccgcggcgtccaccgccatcTACCAGAGCCTCcagagctcgaggagcgccttTGTCAACTCGTGGCCGTCCGCGCTGGGGGGTCCGGAGGCTTGGACCACCGGCCTGATCGTCACCGTCATCTGCGTCGCGTGCAtcatcgcgagcgacgtcggcgcgtaCGCGTTCGGGAAGACCTTCGGCAAGCACAGGCTCATCGCCGTGTCGCCCAACAAGacggtcgagggcgcgctcgggggACTGACTTGCACCATGGCCACCGCGTACGGTTTGCGATGGCTCCTGGGCTGGCACGCCGGTCCGGTGCAGACGCTGGTGCTGGGCGCCGTGatcttcgtcgcggcggtggcgggcgaTCTGATGGAGAGCGTGATGAAGCGCAACGCGGGGATGAAGGACAGCGGGGATATCATCCCGGGACACGGGGGGTTCCTGGACAGGTTCGACTCGTACATGTTCACGGGCATCGCGGCGTACTTTTACGTCGTCACGGTGATGCCCCACTGGTTCCTGGGCATGACGCTCTGA
- a CDS encoding predicted protein, with product MSSRFALPLRSTLAAAAVFGLLLGRGVDARRLKQDSSEPPCPEVSLDNLSELAGPCSNADQACDMDGGCIGAVIGYVESRLDLSQFDEMPSQDYIAGCIAPFALSDEVTDTIPQETLGAMIGCDYDAIAKRFEDSYNAQRAAALEGESADADAEDTDTDPIE from the coding sequence ATGTCTTCCAGGTTCGCCCTTCCCCTCCGctccaccctcgccgccgccgcggtcttcGGCCTgctcctcggccgcggcgtggacgcgcgccgcctcaaGCAGGACTCCTCCGAGCCTCCCTGCCCCGAGGTTTCCCTCGACAACCTATCGGAACTCGCCGGACCCTGCTCAAACGCCGACCAGGCTTGCGACATGGACGGCGGATGCATCGGCGCCGTGATCGGGTACGTGGAGTCGCGCCTCGACCTCTCCCAGTTCGACGAGATGCCCTCGCAGGACTACATCGCCGGGTGCATCGCCCCCTTTGCCCTCAGCGACGAAGTCACCGACACCATCCCCCAGGAAACCTTGGGAGCGATGATTGGCTGCGActacgacgccatcgccaaaAGGTTCGAGGACTCGTACAACGCGCagagagccgccgcgctcgagggagAATCCGCGGATGCTGACGCGGAGGATACGGATACGGATCCCATCGAGTAA